A section of the Citrobacter farmeri genome encodes:
- a CDS encoding aminoimidazole riboside kinase — MNHLNKIWVIGDASVDLVPERADSYLKCPGGASANVAVCIARLGGDCEFIGCLGEDDAGRFLRQTLAENGVGVDSLRLDPQQTSAVLIVNLTPEGERSFTYLVHPGADTFVSVQDLPAFSANEWFYFSSIGLTDSPAREACLEGARRMKAAGGHVMFDVNLRVSMWRDRHEIAPLLAQSIALASICKVSADELCWLGKVERWQDARYLMRELGCETTVISLGDAGAYLVTPEDECTFPAAKISVVDTTGAGDAFVGGLLYTLSQAASWDNRLLAQAIGTANACGAMVVTAKGAMTALPYPEQLAAFRASHPLEKSC; from the coding sequence ATGAATCATCTCAATAAAATCTGGGTGATTGGTGATGCGTCCGTGGATTTGGTGCCGGAAAGAGCGGACTCCTACCTGAAATGCCCGGGTGGTGCATCGGCTAACGTCGCCGTCTGCATCGCTCGACTGGGAGGCGATTGCGAGTTCATCGGCTGTCTCGGAGAGGATGATGCCGGGCGTTTCCTTCGCCAGACGCTGGCAGAAAATGGGGTGGGAGTGGATTCACTCCGCCTCGATCCGCAGCAAACCAGCGCGGTGCTGATCGTCAATTTAACGCCAGAAGGCGAACGCAGTTTTACCTATCTGGTGCATCCCGGCGCGGACACCTTTGTCTCCGTGCAGGATTTACCGGCCTTCAGCGCTAACGAGTGGTTTTATTTCAGCTCGATTGGCCTGACCGACAGTCCGGCGCGTGAGGCGTGTCTGGAAGGGGCCAGACGCATGAAGGCGGCGGGCGGGCACGTCATGTTCGACGTCAACCTGCGTGTCAGCATGTGGCGGGATCGCCATGAAATCGCGCCCTTACTCGCACAATCTATTGCGCTGGCCTCTATTTGCAAGGTTTCTGCCGATGAGCTGTGTTGGCTGGGTAAGGTCGAGCGCTGGCAGGACGCACGCTATCTGATGCGTGAGCTCGGCTGTGAGACCACCGTCATCTCATTGGGCGATGCGGGGGCGTATCTGGTGACGCCGGAGGACGAATGCACCTTTCCGGCCGCGAAAATTTCCGTAGTGGACACCACCGGGGCAGGCGATGCCTTTGTTGGTGGGCTGCTCTATACCCTTTCACAGGCTGCCTCCTGGGACAATCGTCTGCTTGCACAGGCGATTGGCACGGCCAACGCCTGTGGCGCGATGGTGGTCACGGCAAAAGGGGCGATGACCGCGCTGCCTTACCCTGAACAACTCGCCGCCTTTCGCGCCAGCCATCCGCTGGAAAAATCATGCTAA
- a CDS encoding ADP-ribosylglycohydrolase family protein produces the protein MHVEINKILGCLIGAAAADAMGAATEVRTQQQIREYFGGWVTGFEKPPADTFGRCNEAGMCTDDFIQAKYIMDALLQHHRQVSDEAMREAFQRWLAYPYYANFTGPTTRAAMKAIFNDNRVSLQGELEGEKQSVQIINKGNAEATNGAAMKIWPAAVLHPGNIEKAIQTALDICRFTHNNVLAMSGAAAMAAATSEALQPVASAESIIAAGIYGADRGYALAAEQGAMMVAGPSVARRIELAVAIGKRHAHWETAIVEIADIIGSGLHVSEAVPAAFGLFACCPDSAVDAIISAVNIGNDTDTVATMVGALSGAWHGADAFPADYLTTVNRMNHFDLAELARQIKG, from the coding sequence ATGCACGTTGAAATTAACAAAATACTGGGCTGCCTGATTGGTGCCGCTGCGGCCGACGCGATGGGCGCGGCAACCGAAGTGCGCACCCAGCAACAAATTCGCGAATATTTCGGTGGCTGGGTAACCGGTTTTGAGAAACCCCCCGCCGATACGTTTGGCCGCTGTAACGAAGCCGGCATGTGCACCGACGACTTTATTCAGGCGAAGTACATCATGGACGCTCTGTTACAGCATCATCGTCAGGTAAGCGATGAAGCGATGCGTGAAGCCTTCCAGCGCTGGCTGGCCTATCCGTACTATGCCAATTTTACCGGGCCAACCACCCGGGCCGCGATGAAAGCCATCTTTAACGATAACCGAGTGTCCTTACAGGGGGAACTGGAAGGCGAAAAGCAGTCGGTACAGATTATCAATAAAGGCAATGCGGAAGCCACCAACGGCGCGGCAATGAAGATTTGGCCTGCCGCCGTATTGCATCCGGGCAACATAGAAAAGGCGATTCAGACTGCGCTGGATATCTGCCGTTTTACTCATAACAACGTGCTGGCGATGTCAGGTGCCGCGGCGATGGCGGCGGCGACCAGCGAAGCACTACAGCCAGTGGCGAGTGCGGAAAGTATCATTGCGGCCGGGATTTACGGTGCCGACCGGGGCTATGCGCTGGCGGCAGAGCAGGGCGCGATGATGGTTGCCGGGCCGTCGGTGGCGCGGCGTATCGAACTGGCGGTGGCGATCGGCAAGCGCCACGCCCACTGGGAGACGGCGATTGTCGAGATTGCCGATATCATCGGGTCCGGGCTGCACGTCAGCGAGGCGGTTCCGGCGGCGTTTGGTCTGTTCGCGTGTTGTCCGGATTCAGCCGTTGATGCTATTATTTCCGCCGTTAATATCGGCAATGATACCGATACCGTCGCCACCATGGTTGGGGCACTCTCCGGCGCCTGGCACGGTGCCGATGCTTTTCCTGCCGACTATTTAACTACCGTTAATCGTATGAATCATTTCGATTTGGCTGAACTCGCCAGACAGATTAAAGGGTAG
- a CDS encoding GntR family transcriptional regulator: MQVDKTSFTPLYKQLFYIICQQIQNGTLPLGSQLPTQKAIAQTYNVSLIVVKQAWSELINAGVITSQRGSGSVVSAVPEGVSYGHTFRGITSDLRDASVAVENRILEIATRRARDAQEDGLSLPAHHHYLYISRVRYLNNRPFNHEKIYLDLSFFPGLTLTADELAHTSLYHLLNVKSDSAIEKVDAILPSPDLCEKLQIAENKPLLSVARQTFMAGEEHPFEYCRYYVLSDYFGEIHYH; the protein is encoded by the coding sequence TTGCAGGTTGATAAAACGAGTTTTACTCCGCTGTATAAGCAGTTGTTTTATATCATCTGCCAGCAGATCCAGAACGGCACTTTACCGCTGGGGAGTCAGTTGCCTACGCAAAAGGCGATTGCGCAAACCTATAATGTGTCGCTGATTGTCGTGAAGCAGGCATGGAGTGAGTTGATTAACGCCGGGGTGATTACCTCCCAGCGTGGAAGCGGCTCCGTGGTGAGCGCGGTGCCGGAAGGCGTCAGCTACGGTCATACCTTCCGCGGGATCACCAGCGATCTGCGTGATGCCAGCGTGGCGGTTGAGAACCGTATTCTGGAGATCGCCACTCGGCGGGCGCGCGACGCGCAGGAAGATGGCTTAAGCCTGCCAGCCCATCATCACTATCTCTATATTTCTCGAGTGCGATACCTGAATAATCGCCCGTTTAACCATGAGAAAATTTATCTCGATCTCTCCTTTTTCCCGGGGCTCACGCTGACGGCGGATGAACTGGCCCATACCTCGCTTTATCACCTGCTGAATGTGAAAAGCGACTCGGCGATCGAAAAGGTTGATGCCATTCTGCCCAGCCCCGATCTCTGCGAGAAGCTGCAGATTGCTGAGAATAAACCGCTTCTTTCCGTGGCGCGCCAGACGTTTATGGCGGGAGAAGAGCATCCCTTTGAGTATTGCCGCTACTATGTACTGTCTGACTACTTCGGCGAAATCCATTATCACTAA